A region of the Caldisericota bacterium genome:
TCAATTGGATTCACAAGTCTTCCATCTACATCTTTGGGAGATTCTTTTTTTGACAAAAATATACCTGCTTCGCTGAATACACTAAGCCGTGACCCCATAGAATGCCCAAAAGGAGCATCAGAATTTGCATCCCAATAATAATAACCTGCATCCATCACATATATATTCCCAAGCATATCAGCGGCAATGCCAGCAGGAGTTAATAATGCACCATTCTGCTGAGAATAATAGCTTTCTGCTGTTTTTCCAATTTTCTTTATATATTTTCCACTTGCAGAATACTGAAGAATTCTACCATTTATAGTTCCACCCCGTGAAAGACCCCTGTCAGATACAAAGATATTGCCACCGGTACCTATAGCCACATCAGATGGAAACAAAAGTTCCCCTCCAATCACAACTAATAATATGTTCAAATCCGTATCAAATTTATATACATTTTTCCCGCTCATACTCACAGCATAAATATTGCCATCAGTATCAGAAGTAAGTCCACCGGGATAATCAATATTTACAGTCTTTTTAATGTTTCCATTCATATCCAATTTATAAATAGTATTCTCAAAATAATCAGAAACAAACAAATATCCTTTTGACACAGTAACCCCCGTAGGCGTATTTAGGAAACCAGCATCTAAAGTTTTTATAAACGCACCATCACCGCTAAAGAATTGCACTTTCCCACCAAGTGCATCTGATACATAAAAAATGCCTTCCTTATAATCAATATCTGTAGGATAAATGA
Encoded here:
- a CDS encoding NHL repeat-containing protein, which encodes MRKTMSIVIVLILLLGLPTRLVEADSVKNISVIQNIAVPGEDFIGSISLAEANLYEDDYNSKYLFPMQGICTAGTGRIAVIDNSYGRVHILDGFLDDILTFGSLSTLIYPTDIDYKEGIFYVSDALGGKVQFFSGDGAFIKTLDAGFLNTPTGVTVSKGYLFVSDYFENTIYKLDMNGNIKKTVNIDYPGGLTSDTDGNIYAVSMSGKNVYKFDTDLNILLVVIGGELLFPSDVAIGTGGNIFVSDRGLSRGGTINGRILQYSASGKYIKKIGKTAESYYSQQNGALLTPAGIAADMLGNIYVMDAGYYYWDANSDAPFGHSMGSRLSVFSEAGIFLSKKESPKDVDGRLVNPI